The Podospora pseudocomata strain CBS 415.72m chromosome 1 map unlocalized CBS415.72m_1, whole genome shotgun sequence genome has a segment encoding these proteins:
- a CDS encoding uncharacterized protein (COG:H; EggNog:ENOG503P43S), with amino-acid sequence MADHPHTHGSHHGHSHGHSHDHGRSHAHGHGETQNREYFNQQASSYDSKHEKTLDKLVEEIRKRIDFIGVEWADEETSGDEEEKKDNNREKKEVREVRLLDYACGTGLGESALTPYTTQCVGIDLSENMVATYNAKAANQGLTPEEMHAHVGNLCLPTDSPSYPTQTQLFSSSDFFSFDLAAICLGFHHFDDPPLAARRLVERLRPGSGVLMILDFLPHEKMDASHPASGTVIHHGFSKEQIQKIFEDAGAGEHFAFEELAVVFNKAAGTREEMKRKIFMARGTRRAE; translated from the exons aTGGCCGATCACCCTCACACTCACGGTTCCCATCATGGCCACTCCCACGGACACTCTCACGATCATGGTCGCTCCCACGCTCACGGCCACGGAGAGACTCAAAACAGGGAGTACTTCAA TCAACAAGCATCCTCTTACGACTCCAAGCACGAGAAAACCCTCGACAAGCTGGTTGAAGAGATCAGGAAGCGGATCGATTTCATTGGTGTTGAGTGGGCTGACGAGGAGACCtccggcgacgaggaggagaaaaaagatAACAacagggagaagaaggaggtgagggaggtgaggttgttggattATGCTTGTGGGACCGGACTTGGTGAGTCT GCTCTTACTCCGTATACCACCCAGTGTGTCGGCATTGATTTGTCCGAGAATATG GTGGCTACCTACAATGCCAAAGCCGCAAACCAG GGCCTGACCCCCGAAGAAATGCACGCCCACGTCGGCAACCTGTGCCTCCCCACTGACTCCCCTTCCTAccccacccaaacccaactcttctcctcctccgacttcttctccttcgacCTAGCAGCCATCTGCCTAGGCTTCCACCACTTCGACGACCCTCCCCTCGCAGCCCGCCGCCTCGTTGAGCGCCTCAGGCCCGGCTCCGGCGTGCTCATGATTCTGGACTTCCTCCCCCACGAAAAGATGGACGCCTCCCATCCTGCCTCTGGCACTGTCATCCACCACGGCTTTTCCAAGGAGCAGATCCAGAAGATCTTTGAAGATGCCGGAGCAGGAGAGCATTTCGCCTTTGAAGAGCTGGCGGTTGTTTTCAACAAAGCTGCggggacgagggaggagatgaagaggaagatttTCATGGCCagggggacgaggagggcggagtAG
- the UBP6 gene encoding deubiquitinating enzyme (COG:O; MEROPS:MER0004316; EggNog:ENOG503NUIQ; BUSCO:EOG09263BGW), which translates to MLSWSRRRRSGYPWQAPCLSRAACGKAGQGGAAQARSPKHPAGWQPPVLQLWRWVQSLSLPLTTPRLSFAFHARSTTSKPSDESQGCLGSLWFGGKTFRIRGFQLSILHSNLDRLSSHTCKRQQSIRMATVNVVIKHGPKKYDVEVDTTAPGEELKYQLFSLTGVEPDRQKILVKGGQLKDDTDMSKLGLKPGQVIMMMGTPGEGGGAIVRPTEKVKFLEDMTEAEQAQQAGATPAGLINLGNTCYLNSTLQALRSIPELQESLEKYEFRNAAPSGSQLGLTTTTPGADITYQLRNLFRDMSKTQEGMPPLGFLSALRTTFPQFAEKSKKGPGYAQQDAEEAWSQIVSQLNQKLQIKEGGEGSSAEASFIGKYMCGELSSTLECDDAAAAEAGEEPTHSKDQFLKLNCHIDGQTAHLRDGLANGLKEKMEKRSEALGRDATYTKTSKISRLPKYLTVHFVRFFWKRDVQKKAKIMRKVTFPHELDVVEFCTDDLRKALVPVRDKVREVRKEEEDVERARKRRKRNPVEDQTPEEKKEQEKKEKGKKPSTSADGDVEMGESFKTDAEFEAEKDAALLAAKKELNSLIDPELRKDDGANQSGIYELRGVVTHQGASADSGHYTAYIKKAGPKDPVTGKVGPEDGKWWWFNDDKVTEVTSDKIDALAGGGESHSALICLYKAIPLPTAEGVME; encoded by the exons ATGCTCTCCTGgagccgtcgtcgtcgctctGGGTATCCTTGGCAAGCTCCTTGCTTGTCGAGAGCTGCGTGTGGTAAGGCGGGCCAGGGCGGGGCGGCACAGGCACGTAGCCCAAAGCACCCGGCTGGCTGG caaccccctgTTTTGCAGCTGTGGCGGTGGGTGCAATCCCTGTCGTTACCACTGACAACCCCGCGCCTTTCCTTTGCCTTCCACGCGCgctccacaacctccaagCCAAGTGACGAATCTCAAGGTTGCCTTGGGAGCCTTTGGTTTGGGGGCAAAACATTCAGAATTCGAGGCTTTCAGTTGTCTATTCTGCATTCGAATTTGGACAGACTTTCCTCACATACTTGCAAACGCCAGCAATCCATCAGGATGGCGACAGTCAACG TGGTTATCAAGCACGGGCCCAAGAAGTACGATGTCGAGGTCGATACTACCGCTCCCGGCGAAGAGCTCAAGTACCAGCTCTTCAGTCTCACAGGTGTCGAACCCGACCGTCAAAAGATCCTCGTCAAGGGTGGCCAGCTGAAGGATGATACCGACATGAGCAAGCTGGGCCTCAAGCCCGGTCAGGTtatcatgatgatgggaacgccaggagagggcggaggtgCTATCGTGCGCCCAACAGAGAAGGTCAAGTTCCTCGAGGACATGACCGAGGCGGAGCAAGCGCAGCAAGCTGGAGCCACACCGGCCGGCCTTATCAACCTGGGCAACACCTGTTATTTGAATTCGACACTTCAGGCTTTGCGCTCCATCCCCGAACTTCAAGAGTCGCTTGAAAAGTACGAGTTCCGAAATGCCGCACCCAGTGGTTCGCAGCTCggtctcaccaccaccacgccgGGAGCTGATATCACCTACCAGCTGAGGAATCTGTTCAGAGATATGTCCAAAACTCAGGAAGGAATGCCACCACTGGGCTTTTTGAGCGCCCTTCGCACCACGTTCCCACAGTTCGCCGAGAAGAGTAAGAAGGGACCAGGCTACGCCCAACAAGACGCTGAGGAGGCCTGGTCGCAAATTGTGTCTCAGTTGAACCAGAAGCTCCAGATCAAGGAAGGCGGGGAAGGCTCTTCCGCCGAGGCCTCGTTCATCGGCAAGTACATGTGCGGAGAGCTGTCCAGCACACTCGAATGCGACgacgctgccgctgccgaaGCGGGCGAGGAGCCGACCCATTCCAAGGATCAGTTCTTGAAGCTCAACTGTCATATCGACGGCCAGACGGCGCATTTGAGGGATGGCCTCGCCAACGGtctcaaggagaagatggagaagcGATCAGAGGCTCTCGGGAGGGATGCGACCTACACCAAGACCTCCAAGATCTCTCGGTTACCCAAGTACCTCACAGTCCACTTTGTGCGCTTCTTCTGGAAGCGTGACGtccagaagaaggccaagatcaTGCGCAAGGTGACCTTCCCGCACGAGCTGGACGTGGTCGAGTTCTGCACCGACGACTTGAGGAAGGCTCTTGTTCCAGTCCGTGACAAGGTTCGCGAGGTgcgcaaggaggaggaggatgtcgagcGGGCCCGTAAGCGTCGCAAGAGAAACCCCGTCGAGGACCAGAcgcccgaggagaagaaggaacaggagaagaaggagaagggaaagaagccGTCCACGTCGGCTGATGGTGACGTGGAGATGGGCGAGAGTTTCAAGACTGATGCCGAGTTCGAGGCCGAGAAAGACGCTGCGCTCCTcgcggccaagaaggagctcaACTCCCTCATCGACCCCGAGCTGCGCAAAGACGACGGCGCCAATCAGTCTGGCATCTATGAACTTCGCGGCGTTGTCACTCATCAGGGTGCCAGTGCCGACAGCGGTCATTACACGGCGtacatcaagaaggccgggCCCAAGGATCCTGTGACTGGAAAAGTCGGCCCTGAGGACggcaagtggtggtggttcaaCGATGACAAGGTTACCGAGGTGACGTCGGACAAGATCGATGCCCTTGCTGGAGGCGGCGAGTCCCACTCTGCGCTCATCTGCCTTTACAAGGCCATCCCCCTGCCCACCGCCGAGGGTGTCATGGAGTAG
- the ARC19 gene encoding Arp complex subunit (COG:Z; BUSCO:EOG09265CCT; EggNog:ENOG503NY5W), producing the protein MSQSLRPYLQAVRSSLTAALCLSNFASQTAERHNVPEVEARTSPEVLLTPLTIARNENERVLIEPSINSIRISIKIKQADEIEHILVHKFTRFLTQRAESFFILRRKPIKGYDISFLITNFHTEEMLKHKLVDFIIQFMEEVDKEISEMKLFLNARARFVAESFLTPFD; encoded by the exons ATG TCGCAATCACTTCGACCGTATCTCCAGGCTGTCCGCAGCAGTCTGACCGCCGCTCTCTGCTTGTCCAACTTCGCGTCCCAAACCGCCGAAAGACACAATGTTCCCGAAGTCGAGGCCCGAACATCACCTGAGGTTCTCTTGACGCCCCTGACGATTGCGCGCAACGAGAACGAGCGGGTACTCATTGAGCCCAGCATCAACAGTATTCGTATCAGcatcaagatcaagcagGCCGACGAAATTGAACACATTCTTGTCCACAAGTTTACAAGATTCTTGACGCAACGCGCCGAGTCATTCTTCattttgaggaggaagccCATCAAG GGCTATGACATTTCATTTTTGATAACCAACTTCCACACGGAGGAAATGCTCAAGCACAAGCTGGTTGATTTCATCATCCAGTTtatggaggaggttgacaaaGAGATTTCAGAGATGAAGTTGTTT TTGAATGCGCGGGCTCGTTTCGTAGCGGAATCTTTCCTCACTCCA TTCGACTGA